One genomic segment of Mycolicibacterium psychrotolerans includes these proteins:
- a CDS encoding 3-beta-hydroxysteroid dehydrogenase, whose translation MGDASMTTDLGRVLVTGGSGFVGANLVTTLLDRGHEVRSFDRAPSPLPAHPRLQTVEGDITDPEVVAHAVAGIDTVIHTAAIIDLMGGASVTEEYRRRSFAVNVEGTKNLVHAAQKAGTQRFVYTASNSVVMGGQRIAGGDETLPYTERFSDLYTETKVVAEKFVLAANGDGGMLTCSIRPSGIWGRGDQTMFRKVFESVLAGHVKVLVGSKNVKLDNSYVHNLIHGFILAAQHLAPGGTAPGQAYFINDGEPINMFEFSRPVVEACGQPWPRFRVPGRLVWFAMRVWQVMHFRFGLPKPLLEPLAVERLYLDNYFSIAKAERDLGYRPLFTTEQALQQCLPYYVELFDRMKAASGEPLAHAAAPSPPEGAAPPSTMIRSAET comes from the coding sequence ATGGGTGATGCATCGATGACGACCGACCTCGGCCGGGTACTGGTGACCGGCGGCTCCGGCTTCGTGGGCGCGAATCTGGTGACGACGTTGCTCGACCGGGGCCACGAGGTGCGGTCCTTCGACCGCGCCCCTTCTCCGCTTCCCGCCCATCCCCGACTCCAGACCGTCGAAGGCGACATCACCGACCCCGAGGTCGTCGCGCACGCCGTCGCCGGGATCGACACCGTCATCCACACCGCGGCGATCATCGACCTGATGGGCGGCGCGTCGGTCACCGAGGAGTACCGCAGGCGCAGCTTCGCCGTCAACGTCGAGGGCACCAAGAACCTGGTGCACGCCGCCCAGAAGGCCGGAACGCAACGGTTCGTCTACACAGCCTCCAACAGCGTGGTGATGGGCGGGCAGCGCATCGCCGGTGGCGACGAGACCCTGCCCTACACCGAGCGTTTCAGCGATCTCTACACCGAGACCAAGGTCGTCGCCGAGAAGTTCGTGTTGGCCGCCAACGGCGACGGGGGCATGCTGACGTGCTCGATCCGGCCCAGCGGCATCTGGGGCCGCGGCGATCAGACGATGTTCCGCAAGGTGTTCGAGAGCGTGCTCGCCGGACACGTCAAGGTCCTGGTCGGCAGCAAGAACGTCAAGCTCGACAACTCCTACGTGCACAACCTGATTCACGGGTTCATCCTCGCCGCCCAGCATCTGGCGCCCGGCGGCACGGCGCCCGGCCAGGCGTACTTCATCAACGACGGCGAGCCGATCAACATGTTCGAGTTCTCCCGGCCCGTGGTCGAGGCGTGCGGCCAACCGTGGCCCAGGTTCCGCGTGCCCGGCCGCCTGGTGTGGTTCGCCATGCGGGTGTGGCAGGTGATGCACTTCCGGTTCGGGCTGCCCAAGCCGCTGCTGGAACCCCTTGCCGTGGAACGGCTTTACCTGGACAACTACTTCTCCATCGCCAAGGCCGAACGGGATCTCGGCTACCGGCCGCTGTTCACCACCGAGCAGGCACTCCAGCAGTGCCTGCCCTACTACGTCGAGTTGTTCGACCGGATGAAAGCCGCCTCCGGTGAGCCGCTGGCGCACGCTGCGGCGCCGTCTCCGCCCGAGGGCGCAGCGCCGCCCTCGACGATGATCCGCAGCGCTGAGACATGA
- a CDS encoding YidH family protein, with protein MTSQPLDANTRLAAERTRLAYERTLMAWIRTATGLIAFGFTIYQIFRYLSASERLRAPLVSPQVVGVVMIVVGLLSLVLAWVQHRRALANLRADFGPMPGSLAGVLAALIAGLGVVALLGVTSRL; from the coding sequence ATGACAAGTCAGCCGCTGGACGCCAACACCCGACTCGCTGCCGAACGGACCCGCCTTGCCTACGAGCGGACGCTGATGGCATGGATCCGGACGGCAACCGGGTTGATCGCCTTCGGGTTCACGATCTACCAGATCTTCCGGTACCTCTCGGCGTCGGAGCGGTTGCGCGCGCCGCTCGTCAGTCCGCAGGTGGTCGGCGTGGTGATGATCGTTGTCGGCCTGCTCTCGCTCGTCCTGGCATGGGTGCAGCACCGCCGGGCGTTAGCGAACCTGCGAGCGGATTTCGGTCCCATGCCCGGCTCATTGGCCGGGGTCCTGGCGGCGCTCATCGCCGGACTCGGGGTGGTCGCGCTTCTCGGTGTCACCTCGAGGCTGTGA
- a CDS encoding DUF6542 domain-containing protein, with product MSGQRARSAIPAELRSAHPNIPGVPWWGAVLIAVVSCAIGFAVDAGSGSGALTSVFSVFYVMGCLIAVLAVRRAGLFTAVIQPPLLLFVIVPGAYFLMHSSEIRGIKDVLINCGYPLIERFPLMFFTSAAVLVIGIARRYLGASPGTSAAATERPSRGRMAAKLSTLVAGGSPAEDAEAADEAPRRRRTADRRADAAKAKAKAKAKDKSKTRTTEARGDRPAKRAAPSRSRHARPPQTEIIEPVVDLDRPRRRRPRPSDEPSGASPEARRRTRSSSREPREPRVPPTERRERDRQRSERPRPARRPRYDGYDGGFDGRDGYEPLEPHAPLSPGAYHPISRVRYRGGDDTEAPEYRTRRRAPRDVDADRWEYDI from the coding sequence GTGTCAGGACAGCGTGCGCGCTCGGCGATACCGGCCGAACTCCGCTCCGCACATCCCAACATCCCGGGAGTTCCCTGGTGGGGTGCGGTTCTGATCGCAGTCGTCAGCTGCGCGATCGGCTTCGCCGTCGACGCCGGATCGGGCAGCGGCGCGCTGACATCCGTGTTCTCTGTGTTCTACGTCATGGGCTGCCTCATCGCGGTGCTGGCCGTGCGGCGCGCCGGACTGTTCACCGCGGTCATCCAGCCGCCGCTGCTGCTGTTCGTCATCGTCCCCGGCGCGTACTTCCTGATGCACAGCAGTGAGATCCGCGGCATCAAGGACGTCCTGATCAACTGCGGCTATCCGCTGATCGAGCGCTTCCCGTTGATGTTCTTCACCTCGGCGGCCGTGCTGGTGATCGGCATCGCCCGCCGCTACCTGGGCGCCTCCCCGGGCACCAGCGCCGCTGCGACCGAACGCCCGTCCCGCGGCCGGATGGCCGCCAAACTCTCGACGCTCGTCGCCGGCGGTTCACCCGCCGAAGACGCCGAGGCCGCCGACGAGGCACCGCGGCGCCGCCGCACTGCTGATCGCCGCGCGGACGCGGCCAAGGCCAAGGCGAAGGCGAAGGCGAAGGACAAGTCCAAGACCAGAACCACCGAGGCGCGGGGCGATCGTCCCGCCAAGCGGGCCGCCCCTTCGCGCTCCCGCCACGCTCGGCCCCCGCAGACCGAGATCATCGAGCCGGTCGTCGACCTGGACCGCCCGCGCAGGCGCAGGCCCCGCCCGTCCGACGAACCCTCCGGCGCGTCGCCGGAGGCTCGGCGCCGGACCCGGTCGTCGTCCCGCGAACCGCGCGAACCCCGCGTGCCGCCCACTGAGCGGCGCGAGAGGGACCGGCAACGGTCCGAGCGTCCCCGCCCTGCGCGCCGTCCCCGCTACGACGGCTATGACGGCGGTTTCGACGGCCGGGACGGCTACGAACCGCTCGAACCGCACGCACCCCTGTCCCCCGGCGCGTATCACCCGATCTCGCGGGTGCGCTACCGCGGCGGCGACGACACCGAGGCGCCGGAGTACCGCACCCGCAGGCGGGCGCCGCGCGACGTCGACGCCGACCGCTGGGAATACGACATCTAG
- a CDS encoding 4-hydroxy-3-methylbut-2-enyl diphosphate reductase produces the protein MPPTVNMGIPGASRSALGTAPGQDTGKRVLLAEPRGYCAGVDRAVETVERALAKHGAPVYVRHEIVHNRYVVDTLTKAGAVFVEQTDEVPEGAIVVFSAHGVAPWVHTEAAERNLQTIDATCPLVTKVHNEAKRFARDDYDILLVGHEGHEEVVGTAGEAPDHVQVVDNPDAVDNVTVRDPDKVVWLSQTTLSVDETMETVRRLREKFPTLQDPPSDDICYATQNRQVAVKAMAPECQLVIVVGSRNSSNSVRLVEVALGAGADAAHLVDYAEDIDPAWLSGVTTVGVTSGASVPEILVRGVLDRLAEYGYGTVQPVTTANETLVFALPREIRPART, from the coding sequence ATGCCGCCGACTGTCAACATGGGGATCCCGGGCGCCAGCCGATCCGCGCTGGGTACGGCCCCCGGCCAGGACACCGGCAAGCGGGTACTGCTGGCCGAACCCCGGGGATACTGCGCCGGCGTGGACCGCGCCGTGGAAACCGTCGAGCGTGCGCTGGCCAAGCACGGCGCCCCGGTGTACGTGCGTCACGAGATCGTGCACAACCGCTACGTGGTGGACACGCTGACCAAGGCCGGTGCGGTGTTCGTCGAGCAGACCGACGAGGTCCCCGAGGGCGCCATCGTGGTGTTCTCGGCGCACGGCGTCGCGCCCTGGGTGCACACCGAGGCCGCCGAGCGCAACCTGCAGACCATCGACGCCACCTGTCCGCTGGTCACCAAGGTGCACAACGAAGCCAAGAGGTTCGCCCGCGACGACTACGACATCCTGCTCGTCGGCCACGAAGGCCACGAGGAGGTGGTGGGCACCGCCGGTGAGGCGCCCGACCACGTCCAGGTCGTCGACAATCCCGACGCCGTGGACAACGTGACCGTCCGTGATCCGGACAAGGTGGTGTGGCTGTCGCAGACCACGCTGTCCGTCGACGAGACGATGGAGACCGTGCGCCGGCTGCGGGAGAAGTTCCCGACGCTGCAGGATCCGCCCAGCGACGACATCTGCTACGCCACCCAGAACCGCCAGGTAGCGGTGAAGGCGATGGCGCCGGAATGCCAGCTGGTGATCGTTGTCGGTTCCCGCAACTCGTCGAACTCGGTCCGGCTGGTCGAGGTGGCGCTCGGCGCCGGGGCGGACGCGGCGCACCTGGTCGACTACGCCGAGGACATCGATCCGGCGTGGCTGTCCGGCGTGACCACGGTCGGGGTCACATCCGGGGCGTCGGTCCCCGAGATCCTCGTGCGCGGGGTGCTCGACCGGCTGGCCGAATACGGCTACGGCACGGTGCAGCCCGTCACCACCGCCAACGAGACACTCGTGTTCGCGTTGCCCAGGGAGATCCGTCCCGCGCGCACCTAA
- a CDS encoding penicillin-binding transpeptidase domain-containing protein, with protein MRPLRRVTLVLLVATILLAGCSDAGDRLRDTVAAFADALSRGDAAAAAALTTDEAAAGKTLGALFDSLGKDVHVGVGAVEDTDSAGAFTLDTSWKFGQDNQIQWTYTGNGRATADGDDWKIQWDATTVAPGLDKGPLTFSTLVAQPAARVLDRTGAELLTQHVVTLVDVAPGADVNAVAALLNPIAPTITPASLSADLAAGKPFTAVTLRDDDLAPIEAQLTALPNVTLRPQTRLLATDRTLTSPTLAGLSELWQQRMDAAAGWAVTAQTAAGAQRVGGADAKPVGDISSTLDIGMQRAAEDALAALPTPAALVAIQPSTGNLLTVAQNAPADAQGPIALTGLYPPGSTFKTVTVSAALQAGQVTPDSVVACPGTENIEGRQIPNDDDFDLGQVPLHTAFARSCNTTMGRLAVNLPPDGLTEAAAQLGLGIDYTAPGMTTVTGSVPVADTSALRVEEGIGQGKVTASPFGMALVAATLAHGSVPAPAIVAGQLGVADRTPEPLPAGVDDQVKAMMRETITGGTATQLQDIPDLLGKTGTAEYIDDQHAHGWFVGIRGDLALAVFVSDAGSSAPAVDAAGRFLRAL; from the coding sequence GTGCGCCCTCTGCGAAGAGTCACCCTCGTCCTGCTCGTCGCCACCATTCTGCTCGCCGGTTGCAGCGACGCCGGTGACCGCCTGCGCGACACGGTGGCGGCGTTCGCCGATGCGCTCAGCCGCGGCGACGCGGCCGCCGCGGCGGCACTGACCACCGACGAGGCCGCGGCCGGGAAAACCCTCGGGGCGCTGTTCGACAGCCTGGGCAAAGACGTGCACGTCGGCGTGGGCGCGGTCGAGGACACCGACAGTGCCGGCGCCTTCACCCTCGACACATCGTGGAAGTTCGGCCAGGACAACCAGATCCAGTGGACGTACACCGGCAACGGCCGGGCCACCGCTGACGGCGACGACTGGAAGATCCAGTGGGACGCGACGACCGTCGCGCCCGGCCTCGACAAGGGCCCGCTGACGTTCAGCACGCTCGTCGCGCAGCCCGCGGCGCGGGTGCTCGACCGGACCGGCGCCGAACTGCTCACCCAGCATGTCGTGACCCTCGTCGACGTCGCACCCGGCGCCGACGTCAATGCCGTCGCGGCACTGCTCAATCCGATCGCACCCACGATCACGCCCGCATCGCTGAGCGCGGACCTCGCCGCGGGCAAGCCCTTCACCGCCGTCACGCTGCGCGACGACGACCTGGCGCCCATCGAGGCCCAGCTGACCGCGCTGCCGAACGTCACGCTCCGACCGCAGACCAGGCTGCTGGCCACCGACCGGACCCTGACCTCGCCGACGTTGGCGGGCCTGTCCGAGCTGTGGCAGCAGCGGATGGACGCCGCGGCCGGGTGGGCGGTGACCGCGCAGACCGCGGCAGGCGCGCAGCGCGTCGGCGGCGCGGACGCCAAGCCGGTCGGCGACATCTCCAGCACGCTCGACATCGGCATGCAGCGCGCCGCCGAGGACGCGCTGGCGGCTCTGCCCACGCCGGCGGCCCTGGTCGCGATCCAGCCGTCGACGGGCAACCTGCTGACCGTCGCGCAGAACGCTCCCGCGGATGCGCAGGGGCCCATCGCACTGACCGGGCTGTATCCGCCGGGATCCACCTTCAAGACCGTCACGGTGTCGGCGGCTCTGCAGGCCGGCCAGGTGACCCCCGACAGCGTCGTCGCCTGCCCCGGCACCGAGAACATCGAGGGCCGCCAGATCCCCAACGACGACGACTTCGACCTCGGCCAGGTGCCGCTGCACACCGCGTTCGCCCGGTCGTGCAACACCACGATGGGCCGGCTCGCGGTCAACCTGCCGCCCGACGGGTTGACCGAAGCGGCGGCGCAGCTGGGCCTTGGTATCGACTACACCGCGCCTGGCATGACCACCGTGACGGGTTCGGTGCCGGTCGCCGACACCTCCGCGCTGCGCGTGGAGGAAGGCATCGGCCAGGGCAAGGTCACCGCGTCGCCGTTCGGGATGGCGCTGGTGGCCGCGACGCTGGCCCACGGGTCGGTGCCGGCGCCCGCGATCGTCGCCGGTCAACTCGGGGTCGCCGACCGCACGCCCGAACCGCTGCCCGCCGGCGTCGACGATCAGGTCAAGGCCATGATGCGCGAGACCATCACCGGCGGCACCGCGACGCAGTTGCAGGACATCCCGGATCTGCTGGGCAAGACGGGCACGGCCGAGTACATCGACGATCAGCACGCGCACGGCTGGTTCGTCGGGATCCGGGGCGACCTCGCGCTGGCCGTCTTCGTCAGCGACGCAGGCAGTTCGGCACCCGCGGTGGATGCGGCGGGCCGCTTCCTGCGGGCGTTGTAG
- the ychF gene encoding redox-regulated ATPase YchF, translating into MGLNLGIVGLPNVGKSTLFNALTRNDVLAANYPFATIEPNEGVVALPDPRLDKLAEMFGSEKTVPAPVTFVDIAGIVKGASEGAGLGNKFLANIRESDAICQVVRVFADDDVVHVDGRVDPKSDIEIIETELILADMQTLERALPRLEKEARTHKDRRPVHEAAVAAQEVLDSGKTLFSAGVDVSLLRELNLMTSKPFLYVFNADESVLTDAARVAELRELVAPADAVFLDAKIEAELQELDEESAAELLESIGQTERGLDALARAGFHTLKLQTYLTAGPKEARAWTIHQGDTAPKAAGVIHSDFEKGFIKAEIVSFDDLMEAGSMAAAKAAGKVRMEGKDYVMADGDVVEFRFGTTSTSKSKA; encoded by the coding sequence GTGGGCCTGAATCTGGGAATCGTCGGACTGCCGAATGTGGGCAAGTCGACCTTGTTCAACGCGCTGACGCGCAACGACGTGCTGGCCGCCAACTACCCGTTCGCAACGATCGAACCGAACGAGGGCGTGGTGGCGCTCCCGGATCCGCGCCTCGACAAGCTGGCAGAGATGTTCGGTTCGGAGAAGACCGTGCCGGCGCCGGTGACATTCGTCGACATCGCCGGCATCGTCAAGGGCGCTTCGGAGGGGGCCGGGCTGGGCAACAAGTTCCTTGCCAACATCCGCGAGAGCGACGCGATCTGTCAGGTGGTGCGCGTCTTCGCCGACGACGACGTGGTGCACGTCGACGGGCGGGTGGATCCGAAGTCCGACATCGAGATCATCGAGACCGAGCTGATCCTCGCCGACATGCAGACCCTCGAGCGCGCGCTGCCCCGGCTGGAGAAGGAGGCCCGCACCCACAAGGACCGCAGGCCGGTCCACGAGGCGGCGGTCGCGGCGCAGGAGGTCCTCGACAGCGGAAAGACGTTGTTCTCGGCGGGTGTCGACGTGTCGTTGCTTCGCGAACTGAACCTGATGACCTCCAAGCCTTTTCTGTACGTGTTCAACGCCGACGAGTCGGTGCTCACCGATGCAGCCCGCGTCGCGGAGCTGCGCGAGCTGGTGGCGCCCGCCGACGCGGTGTTCCTGGACGCGAAGATCGAGGCCGAGCTGCAGGAGCTCGACGAGGAGTCGGCGGCCGAACTGCTGGAGTCGATCGGGCAGACCGAGCGTGGCCTGGATGCCTTGGCGCGCGCGGGTTTTCACACGCTGAAGTTGCAGACGTACCTCACCGCCGGGCCGAAAGAGGCACGGGCGTGGACGATTCACCAGGGCGACACCGCGCCGAAGGCGGCCGGGGTCATCCACTCCGACTTCGAGAAGGGCTTCATCAAGGCCGAGATCGTGTCCTTCGACGACCTGATGGAGGCCGGCTCGATGGCCGCGGCGAAGGCGGCCGGCAAGGTTCGCATGGAGGGCAAGGACTACGTGATGGCCGACGGCGACGTGGTGGAGTTCCGCTTCGGAACAACGTCTACATCGAAGAGCAAGGCATAG
- a CDS encoding exodeoxyribonuclease VII small subunit gives MKPINKLGYEEARDELIEVVQQLEHGGLDLDASLKLWERGEELAKCCEAHLAGARKRVEDALAAGEDGEG, from the coding sequence ATGAAGCCTATTAACAAGCTCGGCTACGAAGAAGCCCGCGACGAACTGATCGAGGTGGTGCAGCAGCTAGAACATGGCGGCCTCGATCTGGACGCATCGCTGAAACTGTGGGAACGCGGCGAGGAGCTGGCTAAATGCTGTGAAGCGCATTTAGCTGGAGCCCGCAAGCGCGTGGAGGACGCACTGGCCGCCGGCGAGGACGGCGAAGGCTGA
- a CDS encoding lipid droplet-associated protein — protein MATAPYGVRLLVGAAVTAIEETRKLPQTILMYPMTLASQIAQIVMKVQQDVAVLVIKGDETLETIFPPKDEQAEWATFDEDLADAPPTDGDVVPLPVRDGERLTEGRFALFSEEPESPNTTATPTASSTAPDAPEIVTEIDYESLTLAQLRARLTSLRISDLEALLSYEESTKARAPFQTLLANRITRASAK, from the coding sequence ATGGCAACTGCACCGTACGGGGTCCGTCTGCTTGTGGGTGCGGCGGTGACCGCCATCGAGGAAACCCGCAAGCTCCCGCAGACCATCCTGATGTACCCCATGACCCTCGCGAGTCAGATCGCCCAGATCGTCATGAAGGTGCAGCAGGACGTCGCGGTCCTGGTGATCAAAGGCGACGAGACCCTCGAGACGATCTTCCCGCCCAAGGACGAGCAAGCCGAGTGGGCGACGTTCGACGAGGATCTGGCCGACGCCCCGCCGACCGACGGCGACGTGGTCCCGCTGCCGGTGCGCGACGGCGAACGGCTGACCGAGGGCCGCTTCGCACTGTTCAGCGAGGAGCCCGAGAGCCCGAACACGACCGCCACGCCCACCGCCTCGTCGACGGCGCCGGACGCCCCGGAGATCGTCACCGAGATCGACTACGAGAGCCTGACGCTGGCCCAGCTGCGCGCCCGGCTCACCTCGCTGCGGATCTCCGACCTCGAAGCGCTGCTGAGCTACGAGGAGTCGACGAAGGCGCGCGCCCCGTTCCAGACGCTGCTGGCCAACAGGATCACCCGCGCGTCGGCGAAGTGA
- the xseA gene encoding exodeoxyribonuclease VII large subunit, translated as MSTPGQSPENPFPVRGVAIRVAGWIDKLGPVWVEGQIAQLTLRPNSNTAYITLRDPAADMSLSLTCPRDLVTNAPVKMTDGTQVIVYGKPNFYTGRGTFSLRVSDIRAVGVGELLARIERLRRLLDAEGLFDARLKRPIPFLPGTIGLITGRASAAEHDIMAVASGRWPAVRFEVRNTVVQGPNAVPQIVEALRALDAHPDVDVIVLARGGGSVEDLLPFSDETLCREIVRCTTPVVSAIGHEPDNPLCDLVADLRAATPTDAAKRIVPDTAAEQALVNDLRRRSARALRNWVNREQHTLAQLRSRPVLARPLEAMTARADEIHRARRAARRDITRLLAAETERVGHLAARLTTLGPAATLARGYAVVQAVPADGAPHVLHAVADAPVGTRLRVRVSDGAITAISEGAVGDEE; from the coding sequence GTGAGCACCCCCGGGCAATCGCCGGAGAACCCGTTTCCCGTCCGCGGCGTCGCGATCCGCGTCGCCGGCTGGATCGACAAACTCGGCCCCGTGTGGGTCGAGGGTCAGATCGCCCAGCTGACGCTGCGGCCGAACTCCAACACCGCCTACATCACGCTGCGTGATCCGGCGGCCGACATGTCGCTGTCGCTGACCTGCCCGCGGGACCTGGTCACCAACGCCCCGGTGAAGATGACCGACGGCACGCAGGTGATCGTCTACGGCAAGCCGAATTTCTACACCGGCCGCGGCACCTTCTCGCTGCGCGTCAGCGACATCCGGGCGGTCGGCGTCGGGGAACTGCTGGCCCGCATCGAGCGGCTGCGCAGGCTGCTCGACGCCGAAGGCCTGTTCGACGCACGACTCAAGCGGCCGATCCCCTTCCTGCCGGGCACCATCGGGCTGATCACCGGCCGTGCGTCGGCCGCCGAACACGACATCATGGCGGTGGCCTCGGGGCGCTGGCCGGCGGTGCGGTTCGAAGTGCGCAACACCGTCGTCCAGGGGCCCAACGCGGTCCCGCAGATCGTCGAGGCGCTGCGCGCGCTGGACGCTCACCCCGACGTCGACGTGATCGTGCTGGCGCGCGGAGGCGGCAGCGTCGAGGATCTGCTGCCGTTCTCCGACGAGACGCTGTGCCGCGAGATCGTCCGCTGCACCACGCCGGTGGTCAGCGCGATCGGCCACGAACCCGACAACCCGCTCTGCGATCTGGTCGCCGATCTGCGCGCGGCCACCCCCACCGACGCGGCCAAGCGGATCGTGCCCGACACCGCCGCCGAACAGGCGCTGGTGAACGACCTGCGCCGGCGCAGTGCCCGGGCCTTGCGCAACTGGGTCAACCGCGAGCAGCACACGCTGGCCCAGCTGCGCAGCCGGCCGGTGCTGGCCCGCCCCCTGGAGGCGATGACCGCCCGCGCCGACGAGATCCACCGTGCCCGTCGGGCCGCGCGTCGTGACATCACGCGGCTGCTGGCCGCCGAGACCGAGCGGGTGGGCCATCTGGCGGCACGGTTGACCACCCTGGGTCCGGCGGCGACGCTGGCGCGCGGCTATGCGGTGGTGCAGGCGGTCCCGGCGGACGGTGCACCGCACGTGCTGCACGCCGTCGCCGACGCACCGGTGGGGACTCGGCTGCGCGTGCGGGTGTCCGACGGAGCGATCACAGCCATCAGCGAGGGCGCGGTGGGAGACGAAGAATGA
- a CDS encoding arylsulfatase, translating to MSEQSQPNILVIWGDDIGISNLSCYSRGMMGYFTPNIDRIADEGMLFTDSYGEQSCTAGRSSFITGQSVYRTGMSKVGMPGVDIGLQKEDPTIAELLKPLGYATGQFGKNHLGDLNKYLPTAHGFDEFFGNLYHLNAEEEPENADYPTEEEAPLLRKALLPRGVIHSWATEEDSGEVDERYGPVGKQRIEDTGPLTKKRMETIDDETTSACVDFIRHQHDAGTPFFVWMNMTHMHFRTHTKPESLGQAGRWQSPYHDTMIDHDRNVGTLLDTLDELGIAEDTIVIYSTDNGPHANSWPDGATTPFRSEKATNWEGAFRIPELIRWPGKIKPRSVSNEIVQHHDWLPTFLAAAGDTDIIDKLKAGHTVGDMTYKVHIDGYNLVPYLTGEVDQSPRRGMIYFSDDCDVLGIRAENWKVVFQEQRCQGTLQIWFEPFTPLRAPKLFNLRTDPYERADITSNTYWDWVIDRIFLVLYGSAIATQFLDTFKEFPPRQEPASFTIDNAVEELNKFLATRGG from the coding sequence TTGTCCGAACAATCCCAACCCAACATCCTGGTCATCTGGGGAGATGACATCGGAATCTCGAACCTGAGCTGCTACAGCCGCGGAATGATGGGTTACTTCACCCCCAACATCGACCGGATCGCGGACGAGGGCATGCTGTTCACCGATTCCTACGGTGAGCAGAGCTGCACCGCCGGCCGGTCGTCGTTCATCACCGGGCAGAGCGTGTACCGCACCGGCATGAGCAAGGTCGGCATGCCCGGTGTGGACATCGGGCTGCAGAAGGAAGATCCGACGATCGCCGAACTGCTCAAGCCGCTCGGTTATGCCACCGGCCAGTTCGGCAAGAACCACCTCGGCGACCTCAACAAGTACCTGCCGACGGCGCACGGATTCGACGAATTCTTCGGCAACCTCTACCACCTCAATGCCGAGGAGGAGCCGGAGAACGCCGACTACCCCACCGAGGAGGAGGCGCCCCTGCTTCGCAAGGCCCTCCTGCCCCGCGGCGTGATCCACTCCTGGGCCACCGAGGAAGACTCCGGCGAGGTCGACGAGCGCTACGGCCCGGTCGGCAAACAGCGCATCGAGGACACCGGGCCGCTGACCAAGAAGCGGATGGAGACCATCGACGACGAAACCACGAGCGCCTGCGTCGATTTCATCAGGCATCAGCATGATGCAGGCACCCCGTTCTTCGTCTGGATGAACATGACGCACATGCACTTCCGTACGCACACCAAGCCGGAGAGCCTGGGGCAGGCCGGCCGCTGGCAGTCGCCGTACCACGACACGATGATCGACCACGACCGCAATGTCGGGACGTTGCTGGACACGCTCGACGAACTCGGTATCGCCGAGGACACCATCGTCATCTACTCGACCGACAACGGCCCGCACGCCAACAGCTGGCCCGACGGCGCGACGACCCCGTTCCGTAGCGAGAAGGCGACCAACTGGGAAGGCGCCTTCCGCATTCCGGAGCTGATCCGCTGGCCGGGAAAGATCAAGCCGCGCAGCGTATCCAACGAGATCGTGCAACACCATGACTGGCTGCCGACGTTCCTGGCGGCCGCCGGCGACACCGACATCATCGACAAGCTGAAGGCCGGGCACACCGTCGGCGACATGACCTACAAGGTGCACATCGACGGCTACAACCTGGTTCCCTATCTGACCGGCGAGGTGGACCAGAGTCCCCGGCGCGGGATGATCTACTTCTCCGACGACTGCGACGTGCTCGGCATCCGCGCCGAGAACTGGAAGGTCGTCTTCCAAGAGCAGCGGTGTCAGGGCACCCTGCAGATCTGGTTCGAACCGTTCACCCCGCTGCGCGCACCCAAGTTGTTCAACCTGCGCACCGATCCCTACGAGCGGGCCGACATCACGTCGAACACCTACTGGGACTGGGTGATAGACCGCATCTTCCTCGTGCTCTACGGCTCGGCCATCGCGACACAGTTCCTGGACACGTTCAAGGAATTCCCACCTCGACAGGAGCCCGCGTCGTTCACGATCGACAACGCCGTCGAGGAACTCAACAAGTTCCTGGCCACTCGCGGCGGGTGA